The Bradyrhizobium betae genomic interval GGCGCGGCGCATCGCCGACAGTTTTGAAATGGCATCGGCGACGATCGCCGGCCGCATCGCCGCGCCGCGTCACGTGCTCAGGTCCTGACGACGAGCCTGCCTGCGAACCGTGCAGCTGTGTCGCGTCAAGGTTGCATTGCGTGATTGATGGCGCGTTGTACCAATTCCGTCATCATCGGTCTGGTCTGCAAAATCATCATGCCATTCGCGCGGTGCGACGTAGAATTCGCGAAAACGCGTTTGAATGCGTTCATTCGCGTTCAATCAAAACGAGCAAAGACATATTGATGCACTGCGGCGCCAATTCTCCGCCTTCATTTAGGCAGAGTTCCAGCGCCTGCTAGCGGGCATGTCGCGCGCATCGCTCAGCACAACGTCCTCATCCTCCGAGAAGATCACTGCGGAACCTGACATCGACGCGGGTACCGAGCAGACGCGGCGAACGCTGCTGCTTGGTGCGCTCGCGACCACCGCTTGCCTCGGTTGTTCAACGCAGGCTCGCGCGGGCGAGGATCCGCCCGGCTCCGACGAGCGTCCAAGGAAAGGCGACCAGCTGGTCTTCTCCGACGGTGAGCAGGAAGGAAAGCTGATCACCGCCGCTGATATACCGAAGGGCGGACCGCCGCTGCATGCCTGGCCGAAAGATCCGAGCACTTCGGTGGTGCGTAGCGCCTCGCGTCTCAACGAGATCCTGATCATCCGGCTCGATCCCGCCGAGCTCGACGAGCAAACCCGGGCGCGTGCCGTCGACGGCATCCTCGCCTATTCGGCAATCTGCTCGCATGCCGGCTGTCCCGTCACCGCCTGGGTCAAGAGCGATGCCGGCGACAAGGAGGTGTTCAAGTGCATGTGCCACAACTCCGAATACGATCCCCGCGCGGGCGCGCAGGTCGTGTTCGGGCCGGCGCCGCGGCGGCTCGCCGCCCTGCCGATTGCGCTTGCCGACGGCTCGCTCAGCGTCGCCGGTAACTTCATCGGAAAGGTGGGAGGCGTGCAGCCAGGATGACGGACGGTGCGGGATATGCCCGCGTCACGAGAGGCCGC includes:
- a CDS encoding ubiquinol-cytochrome c reductase iron-sulfur subunit; the protein is MSRASLSTTSSSSEKITAEPDIDAGTEQTRRTLLLGALATTACLGCSTQARAGEDPPGSDERPRKGDQLVFSDGEQEGKLITAADIPKGGPPLHAWPKDPSTSVVRSASRLNEILIIRLDPAELDEQTRARAVDGILAYSAICSHAGCPVTAWVKSDAGDKEVFKCMCHNSEYDPRAGAQVVFGPAPRRLAALPIALADGSLSVAGNFIGKVGGVQPG